A window of the Gossypium hirsutum isolate 1008001.06 chromosome A03, Gossypium_hirsutum_v2.1, whole genome shotgun sequence genome harbors these coding sequences:
- the LOC107888012 gene encoding LOB domain-containing protein 27 isoform X2: MTLKGGATSACAACKYQRRKCIPECLLAPYFPADQTKVFQNAHKLFGVSNIVKILRSLDPSQHAEAMRSIKYQANVRDRFPVYGCLGVIRQLYYQIQMLEEEMHTVLTQLEMYRQHHHHQQQQHQHQHQISSMADDVISQLELGMAPSNNALPLFNQVTHQPYTMQNTYSSSDIDSPPKDNVENNSLWIQHLFLDTNNHGTSNNDSPIAIQSQLLVPNSEPLADTQHQVVQDYDEIHPFFDSIDDRQSYIDTKDAEDSSSSEESLKETTQLMVGNVGSKDLKNAAACFSLTSVN, translated from the exons ATGACCCTCAAGGGTGGCGCCACCAGTGCCTGCGCCGCATGCAAGTACCAACGCCGTAAGTGCATCCCTGAATGTCTTCTTGCCCCTTATTTCCCCGCCGATCAAACCAAAGTCTTTCAAAACGCTCATAAATTGTTCGGCGTTAGCAATATTGTTAAGATACTAAGAAGCTTAGATCCTTCCCAACATGCCGAAGCAATGCGTTCCATCAAATATCAAGCCAATGTCCGTGATCGCTTCCCGGTTTACGGTTGTTTAGGTGTCATTCGTCAGCTTTATTATCAAATTCAGATGTTGGAAGAGGAAATGCATACCGTACTTACACAACTCGAGATGTATAGACAACACCATCATCACCAACAACAACAACATCAGCACCAGCACCAAATTTCATCAATGGCGGACGATGTCATTTCTCAGTTAGAACTCGGCATGGCACCGTCTAACAATGCTCTTCCTCTCTTTAATCAAGTTACTCATCAACCCTACACTATGCAAAACACTTACTCCTCCTCAGACATCGATTCTCCTCCTAAAGACAATGTAGAAAACAATTCTTTGTGGATCCAACATCTTTTTCTCGACACTAATAATCACGGTACTAGCAACAATGATAGTCCCATTGCCATTCAATCTCAGTTATTGGTCCCTAACTCCGAACCCTTAGCCGATACCCAACACCAAGTGGTTCAAGATTACGATGAAATTCATCCCTTTTTCGATTCCATCGACGACAGACAATCTTATATTGATACCAAAGATGCCGAAGACTCCAGCAG TTCCGAAGAATCACTCAAAGAGACAACGCAATTAATGGTGGGGAATGTTGGAAGCAAAGATTTGAAAAATGCAGCTGCTTGTTTCAGTCTCACCAGTGTCAACTGA
- the LOC107888012 gene encoding LOB domain-containing protein 27 isoform X1, which yields MTLKGGATSACAACKYQRRKCIPECLLAPYFPADQTKVFQNAHKLFGVSNIVKILRSLDPSQHAEAMRSIKYQANVRDRFPVYGCLGVIRQLYYQIQMLEEEMHTVLTQLEMYRQHHHHQQQQHQHQHQISSMADDVISQLELGMAPSNNALPLFNQVTHQPYTMQNTYSSSDIDSPPKDNVENNSLWIQHLFLDTNNHGTSNNDSPIAIQSQLLVPNSEPLADTQHQVVQDYDEIHPFFDSIDDRQSYIDTKDAEDSSRAKCSSEESLKETTQLMVGNVGSKDLKNAAACFSLTSVN from the exons ATGACCCTCAAGGGTGGCGCCACCAGTGCCTGCGCCGCATGCAAGTACCAACGCCGTAAGTGCATCCCTGAATGTCTTCTTGCCCCTTATTTCCCCGCCGATCAAACCAAAGTCTTTCAAAACGCTCATAAATTGTTCGGCGTTAGCAATATTGTTAAGATACTAAGAAGCTTAGATCCTTCCCAACATGCCGAAGCAATGCGTTCCATCAAATATCAAGCCAATGTCCGTGATCGCTTCCCGGTTTACGGTTGTTTAGGTGTCATTCGTCAGCTTTATTATCAAATTCAGATGTTGGAAGAGGAAATGCATACCGTACTTACACAACTCGAGATGTATAGACAACACCATCATCACCAACAACAACAACATCAGCACCAGCACCAAATTTCATCAATGGCGGACGATGTCATTTCTCAGTTAGAACTCGGCATGGCACCGTCTAACAATGCTCTTCCTCTCTTTAATCAAGTTACTCATCAACCCTACACTATGCAAAACACTTACTCCTCCTCAGACATCGATTCTCCTCCTAAAGACAATGTAGAAAACAATTCTTTGTGGATCCAACATCTTTTTCTCGACACTAATAATCACGGTACTAGCAACAATGATAGTCCCATTGCCATTCAATCTCAGTTATTGGTCCCTAACTCCGAACCCTTAGCCGATACCCAACACCAAGTGGTTCAAGATTACGATGAAATTCATCCCTTTTTCGATTCCATCGACGACAGACAATCTTATATTGATACCAAAGATGCCGAAGACTCCAGCAG AGCAAAATGCAGTTCCGAAGAATCACTCAAAGAGACAACGCAATTAATGGTGGGGAATGTTGGAAGCAAAGATTTGAAAAATGCAGCTGCTTGTTTCAGTCTCACCAGTGTCAACTGA